The sequence TCCACCTTACATGAAGGTAAGAAAAGCGGAGGTACCCCCAAGCCATATTCGTATCACAACTACGAGAACCAATAGGGACTTTTCTGAAATAACAGTATTCGATGCACCTTATGATACTGTAGTCTCGGGGGCAGATAAATACGTCTACTTGGTCACCAACCCCAAAGAGGCAGACACACTCGAAAAACTGAATAACTGGCATTACACGTTGCCAAAGCTTGGTATTCCCATGAAGACAGGACTTACAGTTGATTTTAGAAATAGGGATGCCTTAAGAAATCAAGACGAAGAAGAAGCTGTGCCGTTATTCTATTCCCAGCATATCAAAGATGGGCGTGTTGTTTTTCCGATTGGCAAGGAATGTGAATACATCGTGACTGATCAGCCCGGGCTTCTGCAAGATAACGTAAACTATCTCTTCGTAAAACGTTTTACTGCAAAAGAGGAAAGACGTAGGCTGCAATGTGGCGTTTACCTGTCAAGGAAATATCCAAGATATAGTAAGATCAGCACACAGAACAAAATCAATTTTATCGGGGGCATGAAAGAGCTTTCAGAGTGTATTGTGTATGGCCTTTATGTACTTTTCAACTCGACTTTGTATGATAGCTATTACAGAATCTTAAATGGTTCTACACAGGT comes from uncultured Fretibacterium sp. and encodes:
- a CDS encoding N-6 DNA methylase → MPKAKRKRYGQFFTSKETAIFMAGLFVIPQDRGSLTILDPGAGSGILSIALLERLESIAAIDSIELVCYENDSNIIDLLRSNLEWTCKRAAKAISYKIITDNYILSQMVDYNCMLGANPNADKFDMIIGNPPYMKVRKAEVPPSHIRITTTRTNRDFSEITVFDAPYDTVVSGADKYVYLVTNPKEADTLEKLNNWHYTLPKLGIPMKTGLTVDFRNRDALRNQDEEEAVPLFYSQHIKDGRVVFPIGKECEYIVTDQPGLLQDNVNYLFVKRFTAKEERRRLQCGVYLSRKYPRYSKISTQNKINFIGGMKELSECIVYGLYVLFNSTLYDSYYRILNGSTQVNSTEINSMPVPSLTTIGELGKSLIASHDTSEQSCDEILRSYIYDQDRRSKNYRPVL